In Portunus trituberculatus isolate SZX2019 chromosome 10, ASM1759143v1, whole genome shotgun sequence, one genomic interval encodes:
- the LOC123502130 gene encoding collectin-12-like — MKVAVVLLSCLAFAASSRRPYPSRYPSSGGGFPGRGSVIVFPDEVKGGGGSGGHVHPGVGVGNIYPPPVGHGGEPLVTSHCPRAISKDVHGTFLGHNYHFSWCADGGQRYTWEAARDYCTRLGPGWYPVAIESRDEDNYIIDIVGSHQSPWIWTGGNTLSNTNYVWQWLDGSSLIYTNWGQTGSLDRPQPDNAENNNERCLAILNQFYAGDFITFHDIGCHHTKPTICENSNVQVPVPVPQYG, encoded by the exons ATGAAGGTCGCTGTCGTCCTGCTGTCGTGCCTCGCCTTCGCCGCCTCCTCCCGGCGTCCCTACCCGAGCCGCTACCCAAGCTCCGGCGGCGGCTTCCCTGGCAGAGGCTCAGTTATCGTCTTCCCCGACGAGGTCAAGGGCGGTGGAGGAAGCGGGGGCCACGTCCACCCTGGAGTTGGTGTTGGGAATATTTACCCCCCACCAGTCGGTCATGGTGGCGAGCCTCTGGTCACTAGCCACTGCCCACGCGCTATTTCCAAAGAT GTCCACGGCACCTTCCTGGGACACAACTACCACTTCTCTTGGTGCGCTGATGGCGGCCAGCGCTACACTTGGGAGGCCGCCCGCGACTACTGCACCAGGCTGGGCCCCGGCTGGTACCCTGTGGCCATCGAAAGTAGGGATGAAGACAACTACATCATCGACATTGTTGGCAGCC ACCAATCTCCCTGGATCTGGACTGGCGGGAACACTTTGAGCAACACTAACTACGTCTGGCAATGGCTGGATGGAAGTTCTCTCATCTACACTAACTGGGGACAGACTGGATC ATTGGACAGACCACAGCCAGACAACGCCGAAAACAACAACGAACGGTGCCTGGCTATCCTCAACCAGTTCTACGCAGGAGACTTCATTACTTTCCACGACATCGGATGCCATCACACCAAACCAACCATCTGCGAGAACTCTAATGTCCAGGTTCCCGTCCCCGTGCCCCAGTATGGTTAA
- the LOC123502127 gene encoding uncharacterized protein LOC123502127 has product MGLYYLVFFRCCGACLLWCWRRWRGQVSYEDAQPAVVVSAPSPGPAPSFVVPAPSFVFPAPAPAPPFVFNAPQPAVVVQPPTSAGLSFVPPPQPSLLPVTQPAAPQFGISQGVLPPLPQCPSTYSLVHVTYQGSLYHFSWCFQPGHRFTHQQAADYCNSLNHFGQPYHFQVLRIDDTTEVSFIHYLLSYYAHAAVWTRDTTATAPYSIRGFINRSGVNQPGHDCLSVEAALLALHSIWVHENTCLDAKLVVCEARY; this is encoded by the exons ATGGGATTATATTATCTGGTGTTTTTCAGATGCTGTGGCGCGTGTCTATTGTGGTGTTGGCGGCGTTGGCGGGGACAGGTCTCCTATGAGGACGCCCAGCCCGCGGTTGTTGTGTCGGCGCCCTCTCCTGGCCCCGCTCCATCATTTGTGGTTCCCGCCccgtcctttgtttttcctgcccccgcccccgccccgcccttcgTGTTTAATGCCCCCCAGCCCGCCGTGGTGGTGCAGCCACCAACCTCTGCCGGCCTGTCCTTCGTGCCGCCGCCTCAGCCCTCGCTGCTCCCAGTCACGCAACCCGCCGCCCCACAATTCGGCATCTCTCAGGGcgtgctgccgccgctgccccaGTGCCCCAGCACCTACTCCTTG GTGCACGTGACGTACCAAGGCAGCCTGTACCACTTCTCGTGGTGCTTCCAGCCCGGCCACCGCTTTACCCACCAGCAGGCGGCAGACTACTGCAACAGCCTCAACCACTTCGGCCAGCCCTACCACTTCCAGGTGCTCAGGATTGACGACACCACCGAGGTCTCCTTCATCCACTACTTGCTAAGCTACT ACGCCCACGCCGCAGTGTGGACCAgagacaccaccgccaccgcgcCTTACAGCATCCGCGGCTTCATCAACAG GTCCGGCGTGAACCAGCCTGGTCACGACTGTCTGTCCGTGGAGGCCGCGCTGCTCGCCCTGCACAGCATCTGGGTGCACGAGAACACCTGCTTGGATGCCAAGCTGGTGGTCTGCGAGGCGCGATACTAG
- the LOC123502126 gene encoding BCL-6 corepressor-like protein 1 produces the protein MMWRVVVVVLAAVVATQGQVSYDDTQPGVVVPAPSPIPAPAPSFVVPVPSFVIPAPAPAPVPAPSFVFPAPTPQPAVVVQPLISGGLSFVPPPQPSLLPVTQPAAPQFGIPQGVLPPLPQCPSTYSLVHVAYQDSLYHFSWCFQPGHRFTHQQAADYCNSLNHLSQPYHFQVLRIDDTTEVSFIHYLLSYYAHAAVWTRDTTATAPYNIRGFINRSGVNQPGHDCLSVEAALLALHSIWVHENTCSNAKLVVCEARY, from the exons aTGATGTGGCgcgtggttgttgtggtgttggcggcggtggtggcgacaCAGGGACAGGTCTCCTACGATGACACCCAGCCCGGGGTTGTCGTGCCGGCGCCCTCCCCCATCCCTGCCCCGGCTCCATCATTCGTGGTTCCTGTCCCGTCCTTCGTGATTCCTGCCCCTGCCCCAGCCCCCGTCCCCGCCCCGTCCTTTGTGTTTCCTGCCCCCACCCCCCAGCCCGCCGTGGTCGTGCAACCACTGATCTCTGGTGGATTGTCCTTCGTGCCGCCGCCCCAGCCCTCGCTGCTCCCCGTCACGCAACCCGCAGCCCCACAATTCGGCATCCCTCAGGGcgtgctgccgccgctgcctcaGTGCCCCAGCACCTACTCCCTG GTGCACGTGGCGTACCAAGACAGTCTGTACCACTTCTCGTGGTGCTTCCAGCCCGGCCACCGCTTCACCCACCAGCAGGCGGCAGACTACTGCAACAGCCTCAACCACCTCAGCCAGCCCTACCACTTCCAGGTGCTCAGGATTGACGACACCACCGAGGTCTCCTTCATCCACTACTTGCTGAGCTACT ATGCCCACGCCGCAGTATGGACCAgagacaccaccgccaccgcgcCCTACAACATCCGCGGCTTCATAAACAG GTCCGGCGTGAACCAGCCTGGCCACGACTGCCTGTCCGTGGAGGCCGCGCTGCTCGCCCTGCACAGCATCTGGGTGCACGAGAACACGTGCTCTAACGCCAAGCTGGTGGTCTGCGAAGCCCGCTACTAG
- the LOC123501855 gene encoding BCL-6 corepressor-like protein 1 has product MWRVVVVVLAAVVATQGQVSYDDTQPGVVVPAPSPIPAPAPSFVVPVPSFVIPAPAPAPVPAPSFVFPAPTPQPAVVVQPLISGGLSFVPPPQPSLLPVTQPAAPQFGIPQGVLPPLPQCPSTYSLVHVAYQDSLYHFSWCFQPGHRFTHQQAADYCNSLNHLSQPYHFQVLRIDDTTEVSFIHYLLSYYAHAAVWTRDTTATAPYNIRGFINRSGVNQPGHDCLSVEAALLALHSIWVHENTCSNAKLVVCEARY; this is encoded by the exons ATGTGGCgcgtggttgttgtggtgttggcggcggtggtggcgacaCAGGGACAGGTCTCCTACGATGACACCCAGCCCGGGGTTGTCGTGCCGGCGCCCTCCCCCATCCCTGCCCCGGCTCCATCATTCGTGGTTCCTGTCCCGTCCTTCGTGATTCCTGCCCCTGCCCCAGCCCCCGTCCCCGCCCCGTCCTTTGTGTTTCCTGCCCCCACCCCCCAGCCCGCCGTGGTCGTGCAACCACTGATCTCTGGTGGATTGTCCTTCGTGCCGCCGCCCCAGCCCTCGCTGCTCCCCGTCACGCAACCCGCAGCCCCACAATTCGGCATCCCTCAGGGcgtgctgccgccgctgcctcaGTGCCCCAGCACCTACTCCCTG GTGCACGTGGCGTACCAAGACAGTCTGTACCACTTCTCGTGGTGCTTCCAGCCCGGCCACCGCTTCACCCACCAGCAGGCGGCAGACTACTGCAACAGCCTCAACCACCTCAGCCAGCCCTACCACTTCCAGGTGCTCAGGATTGACGACACCACCGAGGTCTCCTTCATCCACTACTTGCTGAGCTACT ATGCCCACGCCGCAGTATGGACCAgagacaccaccgccaccgcgcCCTACAACATCCGCGGCTTCATAAACAG GTCCGGCGTGAACCAGCCTGGCCACGACTGCCTGTCCGTGGAGGCCGCGCTGCTCGCCCTGCACAGCATCTGGGTGCACGAGAACACGTGCTCTAACGCCAAGCTGGTGGTCTGCGAAGCCCGCTACTAG